Within Legionella birminghamensis, the genomic segment TCCCGTATCATTATTCTCGCTCACGAAAAATCGCGTGCCGTTTTAATGCATGTTCAACCGGGAGCCGGTCTGACCTTAATCGCTAATAATCAGGAGCAGGAAGAAGCCAGTGAACAATTGGAAGCCCAGGTGGACGGCGGTGAGTTAAAAATTGGGATTAATGCCAGTTATTTGCTGGACGTTTTAAATATTATTTCTGATACGCACATCCGTTTATCTATGTCGAATACAGACAGGAGCATTTTGGTTGAGTCGCTAAGCGATGAGTATTATCAATATATTATTATGCCCATGAAGCTATGAAACTGGCTGAATTAAATATCCATCATTTTCGTAATTTCCAATCCGAACAGTTTACCCTTCACCCTCAAATTAATATTATCTCAGGTAATAATGGCAGTGGGAAAACGAGTTTTCTTGAAGCCATTCACCTACTTTCCACAGGGCATTCATTTCGTACACGAGAAACGTCCAGTATCGTCTCATTTGGTAATGTTGAAACAGTCATTTTTGCAAGAACCATTGACGAGCAGTCGATCAGTATAAAAAAAATAATACGTGGTGCTGCAATTGCTAAAATTAATCAACAGCCTTGTTCCTCCTCTAGCCAATTAGCAAGCTTTCTACCTTGCCAGCTATTTTATCAGAGTATTTTTCAAATCATCGATGCGGGACCTTCTCATCGCCGCGAACTCATCGATTGGGGCGTGTTTCACGTGGAACATTCCTATTTTCAGTTGTGGAAAGATTATTCTCAAGCGTTAAAACAACGTAATGCCTTGCTGCGTCAGTCAGCAAAAAGAGAATTGCTTGCCCCCTGGAATAAAATCATGAGTGATTTGGCTGATTTAATCGATGAGCATCGAACGCGATATTTTAAGCAATTACAGAAGCAATTTAGCGAATTGCTCTCTCAATTAAC encodes:
- the recF gene encoding DNA replication/repair protein RecF (All proteins in this family for which functions are known are DNA-binding proteins that assist the filamentation of RecA onto DNA for the initiation of recombination or recombinational repair.), with amino-acid sequence MKLAELNIHHFRNFQSEQFTLHPQINIISGNNGSGKTSFLEAIHLLSTGHSFRTRETSSIVSFGNVETVIFARTIDEQSISIKKIIRGAAIAKINQQPCSSSSQLASFLPCQLFYQSIFQIIDAGPSHRRELIDWGVFHVEHSYFQLWKDYSQALKQRNALLRQSAKRELLAPWNKIMSDLADLIDEHRTRYFKQLQKQFSELLSQLTHFDANITYYKGWDKKNNGQSLEVLLNETYESDLYRQFTQYGIHNADIIINSADANLKAKSFFSRGQQKILLFALKFAQTNLLNKSCVFLIDDLSAELDRFHLEKIMNYIKNSGNQFFITAQPDEDYSQYLNTEQVQEILL